From Streptomyces sp. NBC_00690, a single genomic window includes:
- a CDS encoding alpha/beta hydrolase, translating to MAVPPSSSARRRIVRVTALSAALTAAVFATGPAMAGGDPSGASHPEPTAQGVKPTVVLVHGAFADASGWNAVVERLQHRGYPVVAPPNPLRGVLSDSAYVASVLKSIKGPIVLAGHSYGGAVISQAAAGNENVKALVYVSAFMPDVGENPATLSTKFTGSDLGTALRPVPYTDGTTSGTDLYIQNDKFHAVFAADLPEAQTRVMAVEQRPVAQAGFGQNATAAAWRTIPSWFIVAKNDKAIAPDLERFEAARAKSHTVEVESSHVAMMSHPDLVADQIRNAAHTTVGNAQ from the coding sequence ATGGCCGTACCACCCTCCTCCAGTGCGCGGCGCCGCATAGTGCGCGTGACCGCTCTGTCCGCCGCGCTGACGGCAGCGGTGTTCGCGACCGGGCCCGCGATGGCCGGCGGTGACCCTTCCGGAGCCAGCCACCCGGAACCCACCGCGCAGGGAGTGAAGCCGACCGTGGTCCTGGTCCACGGTGCCTTCGCGGACGCGTCAGGATGGAACGCCGTGGTCGAGCGGCTCCAGCACCGCGGCTATCCGGTGGTCGCTCCTCCGAACCCCCTCCGCGGCGTTCTCAGCGACTCCGCCTATGTCGCCTCCGTCCTCAAGAGCATCAAGGGACCGATCGTGCTCGCCGGGCACTCCTACGGCGGGGCGGTCATCAGCCAGGCGGCGGCCGGAAACGAAAACGTGAAGGCGCTGGTGTACGTATCGGCCTTCATGCCGGACGTGGGCGAGAACCCTGCCACGCTGTCCACGAAGTTCACCGGCAGTGACCTCGGTACCGCGCTGCGCCCGGTTCCCTACACCGACGGCACTACGAGCGGCACCGACCTGTACATCCAGAACGACAAGTTCCACGCCGTGTTCGCCGCGGACCTTCCCGAGGCCCAGACGCGGGTCATGGCGGTGGAGCAGCGCCCCGTCGCCCAGGCGGGCTTCGGCCAGAACGCGACCGCCGCCGCGTGGCGGACGATTCCGTCCTGGTTCATCGTCGCGAAGAACGACAAGGCCATCGCCCCCGACTTGGAGCGGTTCGAGGCGGCGAGGGCCAAGTCCCACACGGTCGAGGTCGAATCCTCACACGTGGCGATGATGTCCCATCCCGATCTCGTCGCCGATCAGATCCGCAACGCCGCACACACCACCGTCGGCAACGCCCAGTAG
- a CDS encoding immunity 49 family protein, whose amino-acid sequence MREVTRHEVSGEQAARALDDIDRRTRQRWNALCDEDPSPQKLREMHDELMDHVAARSLEKGATFDEPSRSALRTAAECSLGILSVGCFPNGDQEIVFPLIGETLTSEDTDFGDAVDIAPTARTWLDTFAVSLVSGLVWEWQRVVGLLLREDYAPEIHKGVPYSFLNSTSDPADLAEMDALCGYLRQADGHLPRDWPTVPLCKPAADERAEAALKLDAFDTLTPDQRLLRVLLDDDQRAFERALVARLIEHRENTGPDPAPRTLFPLGVLGLACLAVQVHGWELNVRSGYLPHDVLGSPDALRRAADTGENHLGLWAAK is encoded by the coding sequence ATGCGGGAAGTGACCCGTCACGAGGTCAGTGGAGAGCAAGCGGCTCGGGCACTCGATGACATCGACCGACGGACCCGGCAGCGGTGGAACGCCTTGTGCGACGAAGACCCTTCACCGCAGAAGCTGCGGGAGATGCACGACGAGCTCATGGACCATGTCGCCGCTCGCAGTCTGGAGAAGGGGGCGACCTTCGACGAACCATCGCGGTCCGCACTGCGGACCGCGGCGGAGTGTTCCCTGGGCATATTGAGCGTTGGTTGCTTCCCCAACGGCGACCAGGAGATCGTCTTCCCGCTCATCGGGGAGACGCTCACCAGCGAGGACACCGACTTTGGCGACGCCGTCGACATCGCCCCCACGGCCAGGACCTGGCTCGACACCTTTGCCGTATCCCTGGTGAGTGGCCTGGTGTGGGAGTGGCAGCGGGTGGTTGGTCTCCTGCTGCGCGAGGACTACGCACCCGAGATCCACAAGGGGGTGCCGTACTCATTTCTGAACTCGACGTCGGATCCGGCCGACCTCGCTGAAATGGACGCGCTGTGCGGCTACCTCAGGCAGGCCGATGGCCATCTCCCCCGGGACTGGCCCACCGTGCCCCTGTGCAAGCCCGCTGCCGATGAGCGCGCCGAAGCGGCCTTGAAACTGGATGCCTTCGACACTCTGACACCGGATCAGCGACTCCTTCGCGTACTCCTCGACGACGACCAGCGAGCCTTCGAGCGGGCGCTCGTGGCCCGACTCATCGAGCACCGCGAGAACACGGGCCCCGATCCCGCCCCCAGAACCCTGTTCCCGTTGGGCGTCCTCGGCCTGGCCTGCCTGGCGGTTCAAGTGCACGGATGGGAGTTGAACGTCAGGTCCGGCTACCTCCCGCACGACGTGCTGGGATCCCCGGACGCGCTGCGACGGGCGGCTGACACGGGTGAGAATCACCTGGGACTGTGGGCGGCCAAGTAG
- a CDS encoding J-domain-containing protein, which translates to MTQRKPPGVPFEGWVDHQIHEAEKRGEFASLPGFGKPLSNDSAPYDEMWWIKAKMAREGASYLSPVIECRKEVEDLPASLSQVMSEAEVRQRVSDLNKKITDLLLMPPPGPPLGIKRLDVKEILREWRRARDSGR; encoded by the coding sequence ATGACGCAACGGAAGCCGCCCGGTGTCCCCTTCGAGGGCTGGGTCGACCACCAGATCCATGAGGCGGAGAAGCGCGGCGAGTTCGCGAGCCTTCCCGGCTTTGGGAAGCCCTTGTCGAACGACAGTGCTCCGTATGACGAGATGTGGTGGATCAAGGCGAAGATGGCACGTGAGGGAGCCTCCTACCTCTCCCCGGTCATCGAGTGCCGCAAGGAAGTCGAGGATCTGCCCGCATCCCTTTCGCAGGTGATGAGTGAGGCGGAGGTGCGGCAGCGGGTGTCGGACCTCAACAAGAAGATCACTGATCTCCTGCTGATGCCTCCGCCGGGGCCACCGTTGGGAATCAAGCGTCTCGATGTGAAGGAGATCCTGCGCGAGTGGCGCCGGGCGAGGGATTCCGGCCGGTGA
- a CDS encoding VOC family protein produces the protein MPTVTPNLWFDTQGEDAAQFYVSVFPNSKITNVSHYGEAGPRPAGTVLTVDFVLDGQPYTAINGGPEFTFSEAISLLINCADQEEVDHYWSKLSEGGQEGPCGWLKDKYGLSWQVAPAALGELLSDPDQKRAQRAMKAMLGMKKIDVAELYRAADAEA, from the coding sequence ATGCCCACCGTGACGCCCAATCTCTGGTTCGACACCCAAGGTGAGGACGCAGCGCAGTTCTACGTATCGGTCTTCCCGAACTCGAAGATCACGAACGTCTCGCACTACGGCGAGGCCGGTCCACGCCCGGCAGGCACCGTACTGACGGTCGACTTCGTCCTCGACGGGCAGCCGTACACCGCGATCAACGGCGGCCCGGAGTTCACCTTCAGCGAGGCGATCTCGCTTCTGATCAACTGTGCCGATCAGGAAGAGGTCGACCACTACTGGAGCAAGCTGTCCGAAGGCGGCCAGGAAGGGCCGTGCGGCTGGCTGAAGGACAAGTACGGGCTGTCCTGGCAGGTGGCCCCCGCCGCACTCGGTGAGCTGCTCAGCGACCCAGACCAAAAGCGCGCCCAGCGCGCCATGAAGGCGATGCTCGGCATGAAGAAGATCGACGTCGCCGAGCTCTATCGGGCGGCGGACGCCGAAGCCTAG
- a CDS encoding dihydrolipoamide acetyltransferase family protein: protein MALVIRMPEVLTGMAEAIVLAWHVAPGQEVSVGQAIAEIETEKAAVDYEAEQAGTVAGFLVELGTPVTVGTPMLVLAVAGETAEQALAEVSGGPASSSTSGTSGTSGTSGTSGTSADGEGDAPAPAETATAPAEASTARPDTQQQEYTENSVPVAELPSRERLFASPLVRRLARDRKVDLTTVVGTGPGGRIVRRDLDRFKADAAQQPVAPTLAQPAAPAVRPGAVPSPATSEASRPVPRHADDGEFTDVPHTGMRRAIARRLTESKSTVPHFYMDIDCRVDALLELRRTMKADHGPNTPTPSVNDFVVKAVAGALQDVPEANAIWTPDAIRRFSSVSIAVAVAIDGGLVTPVVRNVDTRSIGDIGRTVADLAGRAREGRLSQSDLEGGSFTVSNLGMYGIERFGAIINPPHAGILAVGAATRRAVVDDDGGITSATIMTVTLSGDHRVLDGALAAQWLGAFKERIEHPMRILL, encoded by the coding sequence ATGGCCCTTGTCATCCGCATGCCCGAAGTCCTGACCGGCATGGCCGAAGCCATCGTGCTGGCCTGGCACGTCGCACCGGGCCAGGAGGTGTCGGTCGGACAGGCGATCGCGGAGATCGAGACCGAGAAAGCCGCGGTCGACTACGAGGCCGAGCAGGCCGGCACGGTCGCGGGTTTCCTCGTCGAGCTCGGCACGCCGGTCACGGTCGGTACACCGATGCTCGTACTGGCTGTCGCAGGTGAGACGGCCGAGCAGGCACTGGCCGAGGTCTCCGGTGGACCTGCTTCGTCCAGTACGTCTGGTACGTCTGGTACGTCTGGTACGTCTGGTACGTCTGGTACGTCTGCCGACGGTGAAGGTGACGCCCCGGCCCCGGCCGAGACAGCCACGGCTCCCGCCGAGGCATCGACTGCCCGCCCGGACACACAGCAACAGGAGTACACCGAGAACTCCGTGCCGGTGGCAGAGTTGCCGTCCCGGGAGCGTCTGTTCGCCAGCCCGCTCGTACGGCGGCTCGCCCGCGATCGAAAGGTGGATCTCACCACGGTGGTCGGCACGGGCCCCGGCGGACGCATCGTCCGTCGCGACCTCGACCGGTTCAAGGCAGACGCGGCGCAACAACCCGTCGCACCGACCCTCGCGCAACCGGCTGCACCCGCGGTCCGGCCCGGGGCCGTACCTTCACCGGCAACCAGCGAGGCGAGCCGACCCGTTCCGCGCCACGCGGACGACGGCGAGTTCACCGATGTGCCGCACACCGGTATGCGCCGTGCGATCGCCCGGCGACTCACCGAGAGCAAGAGCACCGTTCCGCACTTCTACATGGACATCGACTGCCGCGTCGACGCACTGTTGGAGCTGCGTCGGACGATGAAGGCCGACCACGGACCGAACACACCGACCCCGTCCGTCAACGACTTCGTCGTAAAGGCGGTCGCCGGAGCTCTCCAGGACGTGCCCGAGGCCAATGCGATCTGGACGCCGGATGCGATCCGCAGGTTCTCGTCGGTCTCGATTGCGGTTGCGGTCGCCATCGACGGCGGCTTGGTCACCCCGGTCGTACGCAACGTCGACACCCGCTCGATCGGCGACATCGGCCGCACCGTCGCCGATCTGGCCGGGCGGGCGAGGGAAGGCCGACTGAGCCAGTCCGACCTCGAAGGAGGCTCGTTCACCGTTTCGAATCTCGGAATGTACGGGATCGAACGGTTCGGCGCGATCATCAATCCGCCCCATGCGGGAATCCTCGCGGTGGGCGCGGCCACGCGTCGCGCGGTCGTGGACGACGACGGTGGCATCACATCGGCCACGATCATGACCGTCACTCTCTCCGGCGATCACCGTGTCCTGGACGGGGCACTCGCCGCGCAATGGCTGGGCGCCTTCAAGGAACGCATCGAACACCCAATGCGCATCCTGCTCTGA
- a CDS encoding alpha-ketoacid dehydrogenase subunit alpha/beta encodes MPRQRRLEPIRPWVEFTATQADWGKADPDLLRGMLAQLHLIRAFEETVLDLAGEGLVHGPAHSSIGQEGGAVGSAIGLRTSDGINGSHRSHHQFLSKALTHVTKGEVDLENLVDDGVRTVLRRTLAEILGLAQGFTKGRGGSIHLQWLEAGALGSNAIVGGGVPLAAGNAWAQRHSNTDDLTVTYFGDGAVNIGSVLETLNLAAAWDLPLCFFIENNLYAVSTRVAEVTREDRLSGRGLGFGIPSWRVDGMDPLAVHLAMAQAEEVMRGGGGPCIIEADVYRYFHQNGGYTGSAFGYRTKEEEAAWRERDPILKTEREMSRLGLLDEAAAAGVREQAREAMRQLTEELVEADPDNQGKRRIMPAHWPDPATANDGLRGDASELAGARTLDPATYDGPAEQKRFVTAASDVLGRRMAQDPRVVVLGEDVHRLGGGTNGVTKRALQVAPDRVLGTPISENAFAGLGAGLALDGRFRPVIEFMYPDFLWVAADQVFNQIGKARHMFGGDSAVPLVLRTKVAMGSGYGSQHLMDPAGIFATSPGWRIVAPSTAADYIGLFNTAMALSDPVLVIEHVDLYGVSQDVPEGDLDYQLPLGVAAVRRTGSDITVISYLSMVHKALEAIENTGADADLIDLRWLDRASIDWDTIGASIRKTNAVLIVEQGAQGTSYGGWLADEIQRRYFDWLDQPVERVTGGEASPSISRVLEAASIAQVDDIAAALRRSLAAMGGN; translated from the coding sequence TTGCCGCGCCAACGACGTTTGGAACCGATCCGCCCTTGGGTGGAGTTCACCGCCACACAGGCCGACTGGGGAAAGGCCGATCCCGACCTGCTGCGCGGCATGCTCGCCCAGCTGCACCTCATCCGGGCCTTCGAGGAAACGGTGCTCGACCTCGCCGGTGAGGGACTCGTACACGGTCCCGCCCACTCCAGCATCGGGCAGGAAGGCGGTGCCGTCGGCTCAGCGATCGGATTGCGGACCTCCGACGGCATCAACGGCTCGCACCGCAGCCACCACCAGTTCCTCTCCAAGGCCCTCACCCATGTCACCAAGGGCGAGGTCGACCTGGAGAACCTCGTGGACGACGGCGTCCGCACGGTGCTGCGCCGCACGCTCGCGGAGATCCTCGGACTCGCCCAGGGCTTCACCAAGGGACGCGGCGGTTCGATCCACTTGCAGTGGCTCGAAGCCGGCGCCCTGGGCAGCAACGCGATCGTCGGAGGCGGCGTCCCGCTGGCAGCCGGCAACGCCTGGGCGCAGCGCCACTCCAACACCGACGACCTGACCGTCACCTACTTCGGCGACGGAGCGGTCAACATCGGATCGGTCCTGGAGACACTGAACCTCGCGGCGGCCTGGGACCTGCCGCTGTGCTTCTTCATCGAGAACAACCTCTACGCCGTCTCGACACGGGTCGCGGAGGTCACCCGCGAAGACAGGCTCTCGGGCCGTGGCCTCGGATTCGGCATTCCATCGTGGCGCGTCGACGGGATGGACCCCCTCGCCGTACACCTCGCCATGGCCCAGGCGGAGGAGGTCATGCGCGGCGGCGGAGGGCCGTGCATCATCGAGGCCGACGTCTACCGCTACTTCCACCAGAACGGCGGGTACACCGGCAGCGCCTTCGGGTACCGCACCAAGGAGGAAGAGGCGGCCTGGCGCGAACGCGACCCCATCCTGAAGACCGAGCGGGAGATGTCCCGCCTCGGGCTGCTCGACGAAGCAGCCGCGGCCGGGGTCCGCGAGCAGGCGCGCGAGGCGATGCGACAGCTCACGGAAGAGCTCGTCGAAGCCGATCCGGACAACCAGGGCAAGCGACGGATCATGCCGGCGCACTGGCCCGACCCCGCCACGGCCAACGACGGTCTGCGCGGCGACGCCAGCGAGCTGGCCGGCGCCCGTACCCTCGACCCGGCGACGTACGACGGACCTGCCGAGCAGAAACGATTTGTCACGGCGGCTTCCGATGTCCTCGGACGCCGGATGGCGCAAGACCCGAGGGTCGTCGTCCTCGGCGAGGACGTGCACCGCCTCGGTGGTGGAACCAACGGCGTGACCAAGCGGGCACTACAGGTTGCACCCGATCGCGTACTGGGTACGCCGATCAGCGAGAACGCCTTCGCTGGCCTGGGCGCCGGCCTGGCACTGGACGGTCGGTTCCGGCCCGTCATCGAGTTCATGTACCCCGACTTCCTCTGGGTCGCGGCCGACCAGGTGTTCAACCAGATCGGCAAGGCCCGCCACATGTTCGGCGGCGACAGCGCCGTCCCCCTCGTGCTGCGCACCAAGGTGGCCATGGGTTCCGGTTACGGCTCGCAGCACCTCATGGATCCAGCCGGAATCTTCGCCACCAGCCCCGGCTGGCGCATCGTGGCCCCTTCCACAGCGGCCGACTACATCGGGCTGTTCAACACCGCCATGGCCCTCTCGGATCCGGTCCTCGTGATCGAACACGTCGACCTGTACGGAGTGTCACAGGACGTGCCCGAGGGCGATCTCGACTACCAGCTTCCCCTGGGTGTCGCGGCTGTGCGCCGCACCGGCTCCGACATCACCGTGATCAGCTATCTGTCGATGGTGCACAAGGCACTCGAAGCGATCGAGAACACCGGTGCGGACGCCGATCTGATCGATCTGCGCTGGCTCGACCGGGCGTCGATCGACTGGGACACCATCGGTGCGAGCATCCGCAAGACGAACGCGGTGCTCATCGTCGAGCAGGGCGCACAGGGCACCTCCTACGGTGGCTGGCTCGCCGATGAGATCCAGCGCCGGTACTTCGACTGGCTGGATCAGCCGGTCGAGCGGGTCACCGGTGGTGAGGCGAGCCCCAGCATCTCCCGGGTGCTCGAAGCAGCGTCCATCGCACAGGTCGATGACATCGCCGCCGCGCTCCGACGCAGCCTGGCCGCCATGGGAGGGAACTGA